A single genomic interval of Rhododendron vialii isolate Sample 1 chromosome 3a, ASM3025357v1 harbors:
- the LOC131320994 gene encoding uncharacterized protein LOC131320994 isoform X1, producing the protein MAETSALCFSTFSSYSLSSVSRSIGTSSSSSSLSSPPRFSFLRPHPPPRSSVLTSPKASDSGNFLGDDTFGFYPWESSDLGDGAIQWVPEERVTLFTADGLVQIGGSMIPRRISSSDKKHGKSKTSQRFSRFQESDYMDPKQSLCLGALFDIAATNGLDTGRRLCIIGFCRSIEMLSDVVEDTVLEHGGEVVAAEKATKGGLHEKLTMTVAVPLLWGVPPASERLRLAVRSGGGIVEKVYWQWHFL; encoded by the exons atggCGGAAACGTCAGCTCTGTGCTTCTCCACCTTCTCCtcctactctctctcctccgttTCTCGCTCCATTGGAacctcctcatcctcctcctctctctcctcaccgcCTCGGTTCTCCTTTCTCCGCCCTCATCCACCGCCCCGTAGCAGCGTACTTACAAGCCCTAAAGCTTCGGATTCGGGAAATTTTCTCGGCGACGATACGTTTGGGTTTTACCCGTGGGAATCTTCCGACCTCGGAGATGGTG CTATTCAGTGGGTTCCAGAAGAGCGCGTCACATTGTTCACTGCTGATGGACTTGTTCAGATCGGAGGCTCTATGATCCCTCGGCGCATCTCTTCTTCTGAT AAAAAGCATGGAAAGTCAAAAACTTCTCAAAGATTCTCACGCTTTCAGGAGAGTGATTACATGGATCCAAAGCAGAGCCTATGTCTGGGTGCACTCTTTGATATTGCAGCAACAAAT GGGCTTGATACAGGCAGAAGGCTTTGCATCATAGGGTTTTGCCGTTCCATAGAAATGCTAAGTGATGTTGTGGAAGACACTGTTTTGGAGCATGGTGgggag GTCGTCGCTGCAGAAAAAGCAACTAAGGGCGGTTTGCATGAAAAGCTAACCATGACTGTTGCTGTGCCTCTACTTTGGGGGGTTCCTCCTGCTTCTGAAAGGCTCCGCCTTGCCGTTCGGAGCGGAGGGGGCATTGTAGAGAAGGTATATTGGCAATGGCACTTCTTGTAG
- the LOC131320994 gene encoding uncharacterized protein LOC131320994 isoform X2, translated as MAETSALCFSTFSSYSLSSVSRSIGTSSSSSSLSSPPRFSFLRPHPPPRSSVLTSPKASDSGNFLGDDTFGFYPWESSDLGDAIQWVPEERVTLFTADGLVQIGGSMIPRRISSSDKKHGKSKTSQRFSRFQESDYMDPKQSLCLGALFDIAATNGLDTGRRLCIIGFCRSIEMLSDVVEDTVLEHGGEVVAAEKATKGGLHEKLTMTVAVPLLWGVPPASERLRLAVRSGGGIVEKVYWQWHFL; from the exons atggCGGAAACGTCAGCTCTGTGCTTCTCCACCTTCTCCtcctactctctctcctccgttTCTCGCTCCATTGGAacctcctcatcctcctcctctctctcctcaccgcCTCGGTTCTCCTTTCTCCGCCCTCATCCACCGCCCCGTAGCAGCGTACTTACAAGCCCTAAAGCTTCGGATTCGGGAAATTTTCTCGGCGACGATACGTTTGGGTTTTACCCGTGGGAATCTTCCGACCTCGGAGATG CTATTCAGTGGGTTCCAGAAGAGCGCGTCACATTGTTCACTGCTGATGGACTTGTTCAGATCGGAGGCTCTATGATCCCTCGGCGCATCTCTTCTTCTGAT AAAAAGCATGGAAAGTCAAAAACTTCTCAAAGATTCTCACGCTTTCAGGAGAGTGATTACATGGATCCAAAGCAGAGCCTATGTCTGGGTGCACTCTTTGATATTGCAGCAACAAAT GGGCTTGATACAGGCAGAAGGCTTTGCATCATAGGGTTTTGCCGTTCCATAGAAATGCTAAGTGATGTTGTGGAAGACACTGTTTTGGAGCATGGTGgggag GTCGTCGCTGCAGAAAAAGCAACTAAGGGCGGTTTGCATGAAAAGCTAACCATGACTGTTGCTGTGCCTCTACTTTGGGGGGTTCCTCCTGCTTCTGAAAGGCTCCGCCTTGCCGTTCGGAGCGGAGGGGGCATTGTAGAGAAGGTATATTGGCAATGGCACTTCTTGTAG